The following DNA comes from Streptomyces sp. NBC_00690.
CAGAGCTCCAGCAGTTCGATCTGGTGGGCGATGTCGAGGAACGTGGTGGGTTCGTCCAACAGCAGCAACGGAGTCTGCTGGGCTAGCACCATGGCCACCCAGACCCGCTGTCGCTGTCCCCCGGAGAGTTCGTCGACCAAGCGCGCCGATAGATCGGTGACCCCGGTCGCGGCCATGGCACCGAGCACCGCTTGCTCGTCCGCATCGGACCACTGGCGGAGCAGCTTCTGGTGCGGGTGGCGTCCTCGCGCCACGAGGTCGGCCACCGTGATGCCGTCCGGTGCGACGGAGGTCTGTGGAAGCAGGCCCATCCGCCGAGCCACCTCCTTCGCCGGGTAGGAGGAGATCGCCCGCCCGTCCAGGTGCACGGTTCCGGCCGTGGGTTTCAACAGTCGGGAAAGGGCACGGAGCAGCGTGGACTTGCCGCAGGCGTTGGGACCGATGATGACCGTGAAGGAGCCGTCGGGGATGTGGAGGGAGAGCTCGGTGGAGATGGTCCGGGCGTCGTAGCCGAGGGTCAGATTCTCGGCCCAGAGCCGCGCGGTGTTCGGGTGATCGGGCCGGGTTGCCCCCGGTGCGGCCAGCGGTCCGGTTTCGGCTTCGGCTTCGGCTTCGGCTTCGGCTTGGTGGATGGTCATCGAGCGGGATCCGTTCGTGCGGGAGATTCGTACCGAAGACGCCTGCGGCAAGGTTTGTCGATGGTGTTCACTGGCGCCG
Coding sequences within:
- a CDS encoding ABC transporter ATP-binding protein, with product MTIHQAEAEAEAEAETGPLAAPGATRPDHPNTARLWAENLTLGYDARTISTELSLHIPDGSFTVIIGPNACGKSTLLRALSRLLKPTAGTVHLDGRAISSYPAKEVARRMGLLPQTSVAPDGITVADLVARGRHPHQKLLRQWSDADEQAVLGAMAATGVTDLSARLVDELSGGQRQRVWVAMVLAQQTPLLLLDEPTTFLDIAHQIELLELCRDLNQRDGHTLVAVLHDLNHACRYADHIIAMRDGKVIATGRPADIVTAELVEEVFGLPCQIIEDPVSHTPLVIPLGRQR